From the genome of Sphingobacterium kitahiroshimense, one region includes:
- a CDS encoding chemotaxis protein CheB: MNKGNKILLLGGSAGGFGVILNLLKSIPKNFQIPILVIVHRNPKFESNFEQVLKKNYALQIKSAEDKEQIQGGKVYFAPPGYHLLIEPDFKLALDNSEPVQFSRPSIDVTFESASEVYKENCIAILFSGANQDGAKGLLAIKNRGGICIVQHPDSAEVPTMPQAAIDLHAQHHIYTTEEIVKYIDHLNGLV, translated from the coding sequence ATGAATAAGGGCAATAAAATATTACTGTTGGGAGGATCTGCCGGAGGTTTTGGTGTGATTTTAAATCTATTAAAATCAATACCGAAGAACTTTCAGATTCCAATACTTGTAATCGTTCATCGTAACCCAAAATTTGAATCTAATTTTGAGCAAGTTTTAAAAAAAAACTATGCCCTACAAATTAAATCGGCTGAAGATAAAGAACAGATTCAAGGAGGAAAGGTTTATTTTGCGCCCCCTGGTTACCATTTATTGATAGAACCTGATTTCAAACTTGCATTAGATAATTCAGAACCCGTCCAATTTTCAAGGCCTTCGATTGATGTCACATTTGAATCAGCATCCGAAGTTTATAAAGAGAACTGTATCGCAATTTTGTTTTCGGGAGCGAATCAAGATGGTGCAAAAGGCTTATTAGCAATTAAAAATAGGGGCGGAATATGTATAGTACAACATCCAGATTCTGCAGAAGTTCCTACAATGCCTCAAGCCGCTATCGATTTACATGCTCAACATCATATTTATACAACAGAAGAAATTGTAAAGTACATTGATCATTTAAATGGACTAGTATAA
- a CDS encoding response regulator — MKNINLLIVDDKIENLISLTALLNDIVGINIISSQDPNEALRICYKQNIDIALVDVQMPDINGFEFVELIKHNPKTSHIIAIMVTAISKEEKYLIQGLNSGAVDYLYKPLSPEITIAKVKSFIQQVQTQNEIKEKNQALENSKEELIRAKEEAELARKSKETFLANMSHEIRTPINGVMGIAQMLKNSPLSLEQQDWVNKLNSASLNLLNIVNDILDLSKFDSGMMKLEIEPTSVHDITDDLKNLFVHKAIHQGLNFSIYIDEKIDSFFLADPLRLKQILTNFISNSFKFTAEGSITLNINLIDSNVSKLHLQFQVTDTGIGIPEHSLEKIFFAFEQGEDGITKKFGGTGLGLAIVKKLSILLGGKVTAVSTYGKGSKFTFDCWFDRTNAVTKSKPEKILYSELKSFDNLKILVAEDNELNSFMLANILRTWNCEIKTANNGKAALEKVESEDFDIIFMDSHMPIMSGFETIRRIRQHDNPAISNILIISISASVLEAEQQEALDAGANNVIGKPFDPNHLHEMIEKMLRKKYN; from the coding sequence ATGAAGAATATAAACTTATTAATAGTTGATGATAAAATTGAAAATCTCATTAGCCTTACAGCATTATTAAATGATATTGTAGGTATCAATATTATCAGTAGTCAAGATCCTAATGAAGCACTTCGTATCTGCTATAAACAAAACATTGATATTGCATTGGTTGATGTACAAATGCCAGACATTAATGGGTTCGAATTTGTGGAGCTTATCAAGCATAATCCGAAAACCAGCCACATTATTGCCATCATGGTTACGGCTATATCTAAAGAGGAAAAATATCTCATTCAAGGATTGAACAGTGGGGCTGTCGACTACCTTTATAAACCGCTAAGTCCTGAAATCACCATTGCTAAAGTAAAATCCTTTATTCAGCAGGTGCAAACTCAAAACGAGATTAAAGAAAAAAATCAGGCTTTAGAGAACTCCAAAGAAGAACTTATACGAGCAAAGGAAGAGGCAGAATTAGCCCGAAAATCCAAAGAAACTTTTCTAGCAAATATGAGTCATGAAATTAGAACACCAATCAATGGTGTGATGGGGATCGCTCAAATGTTAAAAAACTCACCGCTTTCACTTGAACAACAAGATTGGGTCAATAAGTTAAATAGTGCATCGCTCAATTTACTTAATATCGTAAATGATATTTTAGATCTTTCCAAATTTGATTCCGGAATGATGAAACTAGAAATTGAACCCACCTCCGTACATGATATAACAGACGACCTCAAAAATCTATTTGTACATAAAGCGATTCATCAAGGTCTAAATTTTTCTATTTATATCGATGAAAAAATAGATAGTTTTTTCTTAGCAGATCCATTGCGATTAAAACAAATTCTCACCAATTTCATATCAAATAGTTTCAAATTTACTGCAGAAGGCAGTATCACTTTAAATATCAATTTAATTGATAGCAATGTTTCAAAACTTCACCTACAATTTCAAGTTACCGACACTGGAATAGGTATACCGGAACATTCTTTGGAGAAAATCTTTTTTGCATTCGAACAGGGTGAGGATGGAATCACGAAAAAATTTGGAGGAACAGGTCTTGGTTTAGCAATTGTGAAAAAACTCTCCATATTGTTAGGAGGAAAAGTTACTGCTGTTAGTACTTATGGAAAAGGGAGTAAATTTACATTTGACTGCTGGTTTGACAGAACAAATGCAGTCACAAAGTCTAAACCTGAAAAAATACTATACTCAGAACTCAAAAGTTTCGATAATTTAAAAATTCTAGTGGCAGAAGACAATGAATTGAATAGTTTCATGCTTGCTAATATCCTCAGAACTTGGAACTGTGAAATTAAAACTGCGAATAATGGTAAAGCCGCACTTGAAAAGGTAGAAAGTGAAGATTTTGACATTATTTTCATGGATTCACATATGCCTATTATGAGCGGTTTTGAGACTATCCGTAGAATCAGACAGCATGATAATCCAGCAATTTCGAATATTCTCATCATATCGATATCCGCATCTGTGCTTGAGGCAGAACAACAGGAAGCTCTTGATGCTGGAGCGAACAATGTGATTGGAAAACCTTTCGATCCAAACCACCTACATGAAATGATAGAAAAAATGTTACGCAAAAAATACAATTAA
- a CDS encoding DUF3817 domain-containing protein, translating into MLRIFRQIALWEAVSTICLFFFAMPMKYFFETPEAVRIAGSIHGFFVVIFVIMLIMCTVEYKWNWKRPLTYFVLSLIPIVGFWVELDVKKIINGQKK; encoded by the coding sequence ATGCTCCGTATTTTTAGACAAATAGCACTTTGGGAAGCTGTTTCAACCATTTGTTTGTTTTTCTTTGCTATGCCGATGAAATATTTTTTTGAAACGCCCGAAGCGGTGAGAATTGCAGGCTCGATTCATGGCTTTTTTGTCGTCATATTTGTCATCATGTTGATCATGTGCACAGTAGAATATAAATGGAACTGGAAAAGACCATTGACTTATTTTGTCTTATCTCTAATTCCTATTGTAGGTTTCTGGGTAGAATTGGATGTGAAGAAGATTATTAATGGACAAAAGAAATAG
- a CDS encoding ABC transporter ATP-binding protein, whose translation MLQAKSIFKSYGPLPILKGVDIEVAKGEIVSIVGASGAGKSTLLHILGTLDLADKGELYINGTNISALNAKKLSAFRNEHIGFVFQFHHLLPEFTALENVCIPAFIKGVGRKDAEVRAMEILDLLGVAHRASHKPTQMSGGEQQRVSVARALINNPFIILADEPSGNLDSENATALHQLFFDLRDKFEQTFVIVTHNEELARISDRTIHMRDGIVIV comes from the coding sequence ATGTTACAAGCCAAAAGTATTTTCAAATCATACGGTCCTTTACCTATATTAAAAGGGGTGGATATAGAAGTTGCAAAGGGTGAAATTGTGAGTATTGTTGGAGCTTCTGGAGCTGGAAAAAGTACGCTTCTTCACATTTTAGGGACCTTGGATTTAGCAGATAAGGGAGAACTGTATATCAATGGAACCAACATCAGTGCACTGAATGCAAAAAAACTGAGTGCCTTTCGCAATGAACATATCGGGTTTGTTTTTCAGTTCCATCACCTACTCCCAGAATTTACGGCTTTGGAAAATGTGTGTATCCCAGCATTTATTAAAGGTGTGGGGCGCAAAGATGCAGAAGTTCGTGCGATGGAGATATTGGATTTATTAGGTGTAGCACATCGGGCTAGCCATAAGCCGACTCAAATGTCTGGTGGAGAACAACAACGTGTATCTGTTGCTCGTGCCTTAATTAATAACCCTTTTATTATTTTGGCAGATGAACCTTCAGGAAATCTAGATTCTGAAAATGCTACAGCATTACATCAGTTGTTTTTTGACCTAAGGGATAAATTTGAACAAACTTTTGTCATCGTTACTCATAATGAAGAGCTGGCACGTATTTCGGACCGTACTATTCATATGCGTGATGGAATTGTGATCGTATAG
- a CDS encoding plastocyanin/azurin family copper-binding protein, with product MKKLFVLPVIALAVAFASCGGDSTKKETSSTTEQTTPEVAETETEKIPGIENVELSNTLALEGNDAMKYDKNLFRVKAGESVELNFKNAGTMPKESMGHNVVILKPGTDLATFGAEAAGAQADEYVPKSALSSVIAHTKLLGPGETDKITFTLEKGTYDFICSFPGHYGVMQGKIVAE from the coding sequence ATGAAAAAATTATTTGTTTTACCAGTTATTGCCTTAGCAGTAGCCTTTGCTTCTTGCGGTGGCGATTCAACGAAAAAAGAAACCAGTTCAACAACTGAACAAACAACTCCAGAGGTTGCTGAAACAGAAACAGAAAAAATCCCTGGAATTGAGAATGTAGAGCTTTCTAATACATTAGCTTTAGAAGGTAATGATGCAATGAAATATGATAAAAACCTATTCCGCGTAAAAGCTGGAGAGAGCGTTGAGTTAAATTTTAAGAATGCTGGTACTATGCCTAAAGAATCTATGGGGCATAATGTTGTCATTTTAAAACCAGGAACTGACCTAGCGACTTTTGGCGCTGAAGCAGCTGGTGCTCAAGCAGATGAATATGTACCTAAATCAGCACTTTCTTCTGTAATTGCACATACAAAATTATTAGGTCCAGGTGAAACAGATAAAATCACCTTCACGTTAGAAAAAGGAACTTATGATTTCATCTGTAGCTTTCCAGGACATTACGGTGTAATGCAAGGAAAGATTGTTGCAGAATAA
- the sucC gene encoding ADP-forming succinate--CoA ligase subunit beta, protein MNIHEYQGKEILKSFGVRVQEGIVAETPEQAVEAAKKLKEEYNSDWVVIKAQIHAGGRGKGGGVKLAKNLEEVSQRATDIIGMQLVTPQTGAEGKKVNKVLVAQDVYYPGESETKEFYVSVLLDRAKGRNIIMYSTEGGMDIEEVAEKTPNLIFKEEIDPKVGLQGFQARKIAFNLGLTGGAHKEMVKFVAALYKAYDSTDSSMFEINPVLKTSDDKILAVDAKVDLDENALYRHPDYAALRDVTEEDPTEVEAGKSNLNYVKLDGNVGCMVNGAGLAMATMDIIKIAGGEPANFLDVGGTANAETVKAGFNIILSDPNVKAILINIFGGIVRCDRVAQGVIDAYNEIGNIPVPIIVRLQGTNAAEAKKLIDDSGLQVYSAIQLQEAAELVTKVLKG, encoded by the coding sequence ATGAACATTCACGAATATCAAGGAAAAGAAATACTTAAAAGTTTTGGCGTAAGAGTACAAGAAGGTATTGTTGCTGAAACTCCAGAGCAAGCTGTAGAAGCTGCTAAAAAATTGAAAGAAGAATACAATTCTGACTGGGTTGTAATCAAGGCTCAAATTCATGCTGGTGGTCGCGGTAAAGGTGGTGGCGTTAAATTAGCTAAAAACCTAGAAGAAGTATCACAACGTGCTACAGATATCATCGGTATGCAATTAGTAACTCCTCAAACTGGCGCTGAAGGTAAAAAAGTAAATAAAGTATTAGTTGCTCAAGATGTTTACTATCCTGGTGAAAGTGAAACTAAAGAATTTTATGTATCTGTGTTATTAGACCGTGCTAAAGGTCGTAATATCATTATGTATTCTACAGAAGGTGGAATGGATATTGAAGAAGTAGCAGAGAAAACTCCAAACTTAATCTTCAAAGAAGAAATCGACCCTAAAGTTGGTTTACAAGGTTTCCAAGCACGTAAAATTGCTTTCAACTTAGGCTTAACTGGTGGTGCACATAAAGAAATGGTGAAATTCGTTGCTGCTTTATATAAAGCATACGATTCAACAGATTCTTCTATGTTCGAAATCAATCCTGTATTAAAAACATCTGATGATAAAATCTTAGCTGTAGATGCGAAAGTAGACTTAGATGAGAACGCATTATACCGTCACCCGGATTATGCAGCATTACGTGATGTAACGGAAGAAGATCCTACAGAAGTTGAAGCTGGTAAATCTAACTTAAACTATGTAAAACTTGACGGTAACGTAGGTTGTATGGTAAATGGTGCTGGTCTTGCAATGGCAACTATGGATATCATCAAAATTGCTGGTGGTGAGCCTGCTAACTTCCTAGATGTAGGTGGTACTGCAAATGCTGAAACGGTAAAAGCTGGTTTCAATATCATTTTATCAGATCCAAATGTAAAAGCAATCTTAATTAACATCTTCGGTGGTATCGTTCGTTGTGACCGTGTTGCGCAAGGTGTAATCGATGCTTATAATGAAATCGGAAATATTCCTGTGCCAATTATCGTACGTCTTCAAGGTACAAATGCTGCTGAAGCGAAAAAATTAATTGATGATTCAGGCTTACAAGTTTATTCTGCAATTCAATTACAAGAAGCTGCTGAATTAGTAACTAAAGTATTAAAAGGATAA
- a CDS encoding HAD family hydrolase, protein MLRYQDFPTDKKVFIFELDDVIYPKRDYLLQVYYLFANFLEFTETFPPQADLVTFFKNHLDSQGEDMIFEHAAEVFHFDLKYKEHFERLFVNAVLPVKLLMKDGIPELLTAIVNADKQICILTKGNPLMQLNKIKHMEWGPLASKLKVYFVDELKFRNLEPLDYIADELQIAKNDFIYQDC, encoded by the coding sequence ATGTTAAGATATCAAGATTTCCCAACGGATAAAAAGGTATTTATTTTTGAACTGGATGACGTTATTTATCCAAAACGGGACTATTTATTACAGGTCTATTATCTTTTTGCTAATTTTCTTGAATTTACAGAGACCTTTCCTCCTCAGGCTGATTTGGTTACATTTTTTAAGAATCATCTAGATAGTCAAGGAGAAGATATGATCTTTGAACATGCTGCCGAAGTTTTTCATTTTGATTTAAAGTATAAAGAGCATTTCGAAAGATTATTTGTTAATGCTGTTTTACCCGTTAAATTATTGATGAAAGATGGTATTCCAGAATTATTAACAGCTATTGTTAATGCAGATAAACAGATCTGTATTTTGACGAAAGGGAATCCGCTTATGCAGTTGAATAAAATAAAACATATGGAGTGGGGGCCTTTGGCATCTAAATTAAAGGTTTATTTTGTTGATGAGTTAAAATTCCGCAATTTGGAGCCTCTCGATTATATAGCTGATGAGCTACAAATAGCTAAAAATGATTTTATATATCAAGATTGTTAG
- the lpdA gene encoding dihydrolipoyl dehydrogenase produces MQYDVIVIGSGPGGYVAAIRCAQLGLKTAVIEKYNTFGGTCLNVGCIPSKALLDSSEHYHNAAHSFEAHGISLSNLKVDIKKMIARKDDVINQNTAGITYLFKKNKVESFQGIGSFVDKNTIKITKDDGTSEQITGKNVIIATGSKPTYLPFLPVDKKRIITSTEALNLTEIPKHLIVIGGGVIGLELGSVYARLGSKVSVVEFAKSIIGTMDGGLGKELQRVLKKSVGMEFYTGHKVTGATSKGKTVTVTAENPKGEIISLEGDYCIVAVGRTAYTDNLGLENIGITVEERGKKITVNDHLETIVPGVYAIGDVVKGAMLAHKAEDEGIFVAESIVGQKPHIDYNLIPGVVYTWPEVASVGKTEEQLKEAGVKYKTGSFSFKASGRAKASMDTDGFVKILADAETDEVIGVHMIGPRAADMIAEAVVAMEYRASAEDIGRICHAHPTYTEAIKEAALAATSNRAIHA; encoded by the coding sequence ATGCAATACGACGTAATAGTAATTGGAAGTGGACCAGGCGGATATGTAGCAGCAATCCGTTGTGCACAATTAGGGTTAAAAACTGCTGTAATTGAGAAGTATAACACTTTTGGAGGAACTTGTTTAAATGTAGGTTGTATTCCTTCAAAGGCTTTATTAGATTCATCTGAGCATTACCACAATGCTGCACATTCTTTCGAAGCACATGGTATTAGCTTAAGCAATTTAAAAGTTGATATTAAGAAGATGATTGCTCGTAAAGACGATGTTATCAATCAAAATACTGCAGGTATCACATACCTATTCAAAAAGAACAAAGTTGAAAGTTTCCAAGGAATTGGTTCATTTGTAGATAAGAACACCATTAAAATCACAAAAGATGATGGTACTTCTGAGCAAATTACAGGTAAAAATGTAATTATTGCTACAGGTTCGAAACCTACTTATTTACCATTCTTACCTGTTGATAAAAAAAGAATTATTACTTCGACAGAAGCTTTAAATTTAACAGAAATTCCTAAACACTTAATCGTAATCGGTGGTGGTGTTATTGGCCTTGAGTTGGGTTCTGTTTACGCTCGTCTTGGTTCTAAAGTATCTGTTGTAGAATTTGCAAAATCAATCATCGGAACTATGGATGGTGGTTTAGGTAAAGAATTACAACGCGTTTTGAAAAAATCAGTTGGTATGGAGTTCTATACTGGCCACAAAGTAACAGGAGCAACTTCAAAAGGTAAAACTGTAACTGTGACGGCTGAAAACCCTAAAGGTGAAATCATCTCATTAGAAGGTGATTACTGTATCGTAGCTGTAGGACGTACTGCTTATACGGATAATTTAGGTTTAGAAAATATCGGCATCACTGTTGAAGAAAGAGGTAAAAAAATCACAGTGAACGATCATTTAGAAACAATCGTTCCAGGTGTATACGCAATTGGAGACGTTGTCAAAGGTGCTATGCTAGCGCACAAAGCAGAAGATGAAGGTATCTTCGTAGCAGAAAGCATTGTTGGTCAAAAACCACATATCGATTATAATTTAATTCCTGGTGTTGTTTACACATGGCCTGAAGTTGCCTCTGTAGGTAAAACAGAAGAGCAATTAAAAGAAGCTGGTGTTAAATACAAGACGGGTTCATTCTCATTCAAAGCTTCTGGTCGTGCCAAAGCTTCGATGGATACGGATGGTTTTGTAAAAATATTAGCTGATGCTGAAACTGATGAAGTTATTGGCGTACATATGATTGGACCAAGAGCTGCTGATATGATTGCAGAAGCAGTCGTAGCGATGGAATATCGCGCATCAGCAGAAGATATCGGTCGCATTTGCCATGCACACCCGACATATACGGAAGCAATAAAAGAAGCTGCGTTAGCCGCAACTTCGAATAGAGCAATTCACGCTTAA
- a CDS encoding acyl-CoA thioesterase has protein sequence MNFYTRKWVKPEDLNPNGSLFGGTLLRWIDEEAVIYAIVQLANSHVVTKYISEINFVSSAQQGDIIELGIEATNFGTTSITMRCEVRNKITRKTILSIDKLVFVNLNKEGTPTPHGRTEITYAYVGIDKIKKDE, from the coding sequence ATGAATTTCTATACAAGAAAATGGGTAAAACCAGAAGACTTAAACCCTAACGGTTCACTATTTGGGGGGACCCTATTGAGATGGATTGATGAAGAGGCCGTTATCTATGCAATTGTGCAATTGGCAAATTCACATGTAGTAACGAAGTATATTTCTGAAATCAATTTCGTCAGTTCGGCTCAACAAGGTGATATTATAGAATTAGGAATAGAAGCAACTAATTTTGGTACAACATCCATCACGATGAGATGTGAGGTTCGCAACAAAATTACGAGAAAAACAATTCTATCCATCGACAAATTAGTTTTTGTCAACCTTAATAAAGAAGGCACACCAACACCGCACGGACGCACCGAAATTACTTATGCTTATGTAGGTATTGATAAAATAAAAAAGGATGAATAA
- the lpdA gene encoding dihydrolipoyl dehydrogenase: MNYDIIVIGSGPGGYVAAIRASQLGFKTAIIERESLGGICLNWGCIPTKALLKSAQVFEYLNHAAEYGINVQGGEPDFDAIVKRSRGVADGMSKGIQFLMKKNKIDVINGTAKIKTGGKIDVKAADGSSKEYTAKHTILATGARSRELPNLPQDGKKIIGYRQALVLPKQPKSLVIVGSGAIGIEFAYFYNAIGTKVTVVEFMDRIVPVEDEEISKQLEKSLKKQGINILTSSEVQSVDTSGTLSKVNIKSAKGMEVIEAEVVLSAVGIMPNIENLGLEEVGVKTDRGRVVVDDYYKTNIDGVYAIGDIVKGQALAHVASAEGILCIEAIKGLHVEPIDYNNIPGCTYCSPEIASVGYTEKAAKEAGYEVKVGKFPFSASGKASASGAKDGFVKVIFDAKYGEFLGAHMIGANVTELIAEIVVARKLETTGHEMIKAIHPHPTMSEAIMEACADAYDEVIHL, from the coding sequence ATGAATTACGACATCATTGTAATTGGTAGTGGTCCTGGTGGATATGTTGCTGCCATTAGAGCCTCACAATTAGGTTTCAAAACTGCTATCATCGAGCGCGAATCTTTAGGAGGTATTTGTCTAAATTGGGGCTGTATCCCGACGAAAGCTCTATTAAAAAGTGCACAAGTTTTTGAATATTTAAATCATGCTGCTGAATATGGTATTAATGTACAAGGTGGTGAGCCTGACTTTGATGCTATTGTAAAAAGAAGTCGTGGCGTAGCAGATGGAATGAGCAAGGGTATTCAATTCTTAATGAAAAAGAATAAGATTGACGTCATTAATGGTACTGCAAAAATTAAAACCGGTGGTAAGATCGATGTTAAAGCTGCAGATGGTTCATCAAAAGAATACACCGCGAAACATACTATTTTAGCTACTGGTGCAAGATCACGTGAATTACCAAATTTACCACAAGACGGTAAAAAGATCATCGGTTACAGACAAGCATTAGTATTACCAAAACAACCAAAATCACTTGTGATTGTTGGATCTGGAGCTATTGGAATCGAATTTGCATATTTCTACAATGCAATTGGTACGAAAGTAACAGTAGTAGAATTCATGGACAGAATCGTTCCTGTTGAAGATGAAGAAATATCAAAACAATTAGAAAAAAGCTTAAAGAAACAAGGCATTAACATTTTAACTTCATCTGAAGTACAATCTGTTGATACTTCAGGTACTTTAAGTAAAGTAAATATCAAGTCTGCTAAAGGCATGGAAGTTATCGAGGCTGAAGTTGTATTATCAGCAGTAGGTATCATGCCAAATATCGAAAACCTAGGTCTTGAAGAAGTTGGTGTAAAAACAGACCGTGGCCGTGTTGTGGTTGACGATTATTATAAAACAAATATCGACGGCGTTTATGCTATCGGTGATATCGTAAAAGGACAAGCTCTTGCACACGTTGCTTCAGCAGAAGGAATTTTATGTATAGAAGCGATTAAAGGTCTTCATGTAGAACCAATTGACTATAACAACATCCCTGGATGTACCTATTGTTCTCCTGAAATTGCTTCAGTAGGTTATACTGAGAAAGCGGCAAAAGAAGCTGGTTACGAAGTTAAAGTGGGTAAATTTCCTTTTTCTGCTTCAGGTAAAGCATCTGCTTCCGGAGCAAAAGATGGTTTTGTAAAAGTTATCTTTGATGCAAAATACGGTGAATTCTTAGGAGCTCATATGATCGGTGCAAATGTTACGGAATTGATTGCTGAAATTGTTGTAGCAAGAAAATTAGAAACAACTGGTCATGAAATGATTAAAGCGATCCATCCTCACCCAACTATGAGTGAAGCTATTATGGAAGCTTGTGCCGATGCTTACGATGAAGTGATACACTTATAA
- a CDS encoding LacI family DNA-binding transcriptional regulator: protein MSIQGDKPTTIKEIAKKLKISPSTVSRALNDHPSIGLVTTMRVKKVAEELNYEPNQTAIFFKQRKTFTIGVLLPSLSEPFFSSAISEIENVSNDRKYTVIMGQSLDDAEREERILKTFKSHRVDGVLMSVGKNTTNLEFLEKLENSGTPIVFFDCVPDIPKINKVESDLATGMNEAIDAFVARGHAKIALINGPQLLPASEERKNSFLSALKRNGLDYDEKYIVNTDLTTEGNEAAMEKLYALPERPTAVVSFNDFVTLDVMKAARNRGLVLNHDIHFISYANYPLWKYMENPPMGCIEQFPGNQAKKAAEILFEKINNPDLAPQQIVFKSRLIM from the coding sequence ATGAGTATACAAGGAGATAAACCAACAACAATTAAGGAAATAGCGAAGAAGCTGAAAATTTCACCCTCTACTGTATCTCGAGCGTTGAATGACCATCCAAGTATTGGATTAGTGACGACCATGCGTGTGAAAAAAGTTGCTGAGGAATTGAATTATGAGCCTAACCAAACGGCGATATTTTTTAAGCAACGCAAAACTTTTACAATCGGTGTTTTATTACCAAGTCTATCTGAACCATTTTTCTCTTCTGCAATTAGTGAAATTGAAAATGTTTCCAACGACCGTAAGTATACCGTGATCATGGGGCAATCTTTGGACGATGCCGAAAGAGAAGAGAGAATTTTGAAAACCTTTAAAAGCCATCGTGTTGATGGTGTTTTAATGTCAGTAGGTAAAAATACCACAAATCTTGAGTTTCTTGAAAAGCTAGAAAATTCTGGAACACCAATTGTATTCTTTGACTGTGTACCCGATATTCCTAAAATTAATAAAGTTGAAAGTGATCTAGCAACGGGTATGAACGAAGCTATTGATGCTTTCGTTGCTCGGGGTCATGCTAAAATAGCACTTATTAATGGTCCACAATTGCTTCCTGCAAGTGAAGAACGCAAAAATTCCTTTTTATCCGCTTTGAAACGTAATGGCTTGGACTATGATGAAAAGTATATTGTGAATACGGATTTAACGACTGAGGGAAATGAGGCTGCTATGGAGAAACTATATGCCTTACCGGAAAGGCCTACAGCAGTTGTGTCTTTTAATGACTTTGTGACTTTAGATGTTATGAAGGCTGCCCGAAACAGAGGTCTGGTTCTTAATCATGATATTCACTTTATTAGTTATGCTAATTATCCTCTCTGGAAATATATGGAAAATCCTCCAATGGGATGTATCGAACAATTTCCAGGAAACCAAGCTAAGAAAGCAGCTGAGATTTTATTTGAAAAAATAAATAATCCTGATCTTGCTCCACAACAGATTGTATTTAAGTCGAGATTGATTATGTAA